The genomic window caaatttcataaaaatcataaaattattttcacctgGGTTCCTGGTTTAGTAAGATAACAAATGTTAGTTTTTTCAAGAGACTCTCTTATTGAGAGAAAATGACAAGGTCAGTCTTAGGACGTAAGCCTGAATTTCGCTAGGAATTTCTCTGCTCTGTAATAAGTTTTATTCGTGAGTGAGATGCGACATCTAGCGGTAGttcaaaaatagaatttcataCTTTGTCATACGTATTCGTAAACTTATCGATTTAAATTGACTTCTAAAATTGTCGATTATcacaatttttcgtaaaaatttgtactGTTTTATGAGAATTCACGGAGTTTACGAAAAGTTGTActtttcgacatttcgaaTTACAAGCGTAGATATATCGTCATAGATTTGTTCTGCTCAATCGTGATAAAGTATTTCATGTAATTACGATTTTAGTTTTTGCACAGACTTTCATATTTCTAGATTCAGTGCGAATTTGAGGCTCAGATTTTCTCAGATCGTCGTAGTTTTAGTCTGCTCAATCGAAAGAAACTGTTCCGTTCAACTGCGGTGGTACtttttcacagattttctgttttattttctcgaaatGTAAGCGCAACTAtttctcataatttcaattgtaGATCTTCATGGATATTCATACTTTTCTACCAAAATCTACGCGAAACTATTACGCTTTACGGAAGTTGCATATTTTCGTGAACTTACGTTAGACGTTGTTAATTTGCACAGTGATTCATGGAGAGTCTTAGTTTCATATGAAAAAAAGTACGATtcttgatgaatttttattcgccCTTTTTCTTAGTTTCTCATAGAAATGATTTTCACCAGGGCTGCGACTCATACTGCAAGCTTAAGCTCGGTACTAAAGACCGAATTTGCCTCCACGTTACAAAATATACTAAATTGTAACTTACAAATGCagcgagacgaaaaattttgcaatttccaCCCAATAACGGGCAGCTGAGAAGCGACGATGCTATTAGCTGCCGTTCGGCTGGTTCGATTCCGATTCAAATAGATTCGTATATTTCGCGGGAGAGCGTGTGCATCGCAATCGAGCTTCTCGTTTCTGAGACTAAATTTAGCACTCGATCGGGTATCGAAAGACGCGAAATGTTTTCATCTAAAAATAATGCAACTGAATTTACAAACCGCGATAAGCCTAACCTTAGAAGAATTAAGAGTCAATCTCGACGTATGATGAGGGCGAAATATGCTGATCGATAGCCTGAGTGGTTCAGCGCAGTTTCGCAAACTCTAATTCCTCGCTTAAACTGATTACGTTTTTTCTGGCTAATACATCGATCATCCTCAACGACCGTGGGAGAATGTTTGAATACACGTTTCAAATATGATTACACTGTAAATCATCACATCAGTTTTCTGGACAAGGAATGTTACACacgcatatattatacatactatATATCCGCGTGCAATAGCGATCTTCGTAACGTTGGAATTACGTGTAAACTGTCGggaaaaaacgtatttttatacGTCGGCTTGTGTATACCTACGCGGCGCTAGTTTTCTCGGCAGCAAAATTTACATCACGTGTctaggaaaaaatttattacacaccCATCTTCGAGCCACACGATCTTTCCATCATATACGTACGGATGCACGTCAAATACAGGCATTATATGTATGTGgttagtattaaagttcggaTGCAAACAATCGCATCGAGCGAAGCTTAAAAAGATTTCACGCTATCACGTTTTGGAGCTTATAATGCAGTATTTTATAGAGAGCATTTTTCCATCACGTTAATATAAGACTCATTGTCAGCCTCTCTGATGAGCATGATAATttcaagaagaaaattttaatacgtacaatttttaaaacctCAACTCGAAGCTCGTTcacaaataaattgaattagaAATTTATGTCGTGGTTGATGAAATTGACCCTCGTACAAAGGGCGCacacagtttttctttttttctctctcttcttttttttttttaaattcctatTGATTTAACTGAAGTTGATTTTACAGCACTCATTTTACTTGATGCAATTTGTTGAATAGATTTTAATCAGCATTTTCCAGTAATTGCGATTTGTTGTTATTCTATTTTGATTGAATGAGTTTTGTTTACTGAGAAACGTTCAGCTTTAGTTGGAGACATTTACTACAGTGTCATGATATATAGTTACGGCTTGTCATCTTAGCAAGTTTCATTCAACTTCTGATTTATTTTCGGCGAGGCTGCTTGCACcctgtgaaaaaatgtatacagaTATGCGGTAATAGCATAAATCAGTCTGTGCAACAACAGGTTTATCGTTTCAATTCCGGGAAATAATTACGCACAGTTACGTGATAAACAAGAAATAGTGAAATCGATAGGGCGATGCCTTGCCAGTTTGTTTATCGCACGTCTTTATACTTTGCAACCTCGGAAGTATAACatgattgtgaaaaatttatggttGTGGTAAACGTAAAAGTTAGCAacattatacacgtgtatTGTAATCGCTTTTACGGTTACCACACCATAAATTTTCCTCGACAATGTGCAACTTTCATGCCAGTATATACGCGCGTCATTCAACGATCTTATGTGGCATTTGAGAATCGAGTTTACTCGACTGTAATCGATTTCACGTTATATTTTCTACAATAATAGCTCGATGAACTGTCGCATGCGCATCTCGCAGTGATAGTACGGTAGATTTTGTGCATGAATAAAATCGGCAACGATACTTcggattacaaaaaaaaaaaagaccacGTGATCCCTTGCACAATATTACTCGCGAGGTTTTGGTTTGCATCTACTATCTTtccgaaaaattattacatcagATATTACGCAAAAACTATCAAGCAATATTTGAAAAGCTAACAAAAATGTACGCAATCAAAGTGCATAGCGAGATAAGAATACTGTAACTGCTCCCAGCAACTATTTAAGCAACATTCAACCCTCTTGTATTCCCACTGAATGAAAaggaattttctgaaaatttcacttctcTAGCCTAATTATTTCCCGAgtaatcgtaaaatttttattttcagtttttacttttttaactGGGATATTTGTATAGTCTtatgctgttttttttttttcttttcttttaatacTTGTCGACAAAAATGATCAAACAAAccgtttttaaaatatttcggaGCACAACTCGATTTTtactaaagaaaaaaagttgaaaatggcCGTTTCACGTATTTCTCTCCAAGTACAATTATAAAACTTTCAAGGAATACTGGTTTTTTAAGTGCCTTcactcgcaattttttttaatttcccaaAGTTTGTGGAAATTTCATTCTTAGGCAAAAACAGAGTTATAAACTACGATTTGCCCTATTTGATCAAGGTCCAACACCACCTTTTTGATAAAAGGTTTCATCATTGAAtgttcgaaataataaaactctGGTGTTTTTATCCGGTTCTAACGTTGTTGAACTGGTTTTGCGTACTGACCAAATCcccataaattttttgacaaacaTTCAAGACATCTCACTTTGTAGTATATCGTTATAACGTGCAAATGTAATTGGTGACGACCATTCGTCGTATCGTAGTtacgaaaatcaatttttattcacttcgCAGACAAGTATTTGTAAACTTGTTCTTGTCCAATCTCTGAAGATCTTTATGATGAACGAAATGATCGGTCCAATAACATCAAAAACGGATCAGAAAGaccaaagtttaattttttccgtcaAATAATCTTTATGTCAAATTCATGTCGGTTACAAAGCAGCGACGTCGTATCATCCACGTGCTCTGTAATTGGTGGAGATTATATTGCTCGAGATCTTTTAAACcgttctcttctcttttccaAACTTATGATTTAGACGATTCAGTCGATTCATCCTTAAGCCTTTGAGTCATTGTGGTAAGTATTCGtaccacctattttatatccatcttttcaatatttagagaatttttcaacatatttctttacggttttttgctatttttgaTAGTATACTAATAGGTTTTCAGTAttcgagaggaattattgcgatatagtgtaaattattattgttacaaacaaattgattgaaaaaattgtgacaATTTAAGAAATAATTCGTTTCGGAGAATGTGACCCTTTTATACGTACACATGTTTTACATAAGTATAGGTTTCTGGAGTCGCTGattatgaatttgaaattggagttagaaaaaaatcaaaatggcggatccaatatggcggtcgaaaatttcaaattcgatcaaaTCCGGAGAAAAACTTCTGTCCAGGAGTTTCTGGAGTCGGTGATTAAGAACCTGatatcagattttgaaaattcagacgAATTCAATCAGCGACGCCGAAAACCCCCGTATAAAGTTTTTTGACCGtaatcgatcaaatttgaaattttcgtgcAACTTATTGGATTCACTATctggaattttcaaaatctgatttcagatttgcAATCAGTGACCCCGAAAACCCTTGCGTAGAGTATTTGGTTGGATtcgattgaattaaaaattttcctccttCATGTCGGATTcaccatcttgaatttcttAAATTCCATTTCAGATTCGTCATCAGCAACCTCAAACATCATGGAATactatcttgttataaaagttgacttAGCATAACGATgcgtgactcaaagggttaaattGCACAAAAGTATAATACCGTTATCGGGTCAAATCAGAACCACCATTACTCTATCGTCTTGAGAAACATGTAAACCTTTCCAATTCACCGAAACGGTGAGAAAATGCCAACTTAATCGTAGTGGCTTGCAGTGGACGATGGCGAGGAGGAAACCAAGCCAATCCATGTGGTACCGGAACGATTGGCAGCCCTGTCGATCCGCACTGGTTTTTCAAGGAATGAGATCTGCAAGATTTACAGGGCTTTCAAGCAGCATTGTCCGGGCGGTGCTGCGACCCCAAACGACCTAAGGCCGGCTTACGCGAAGCTTTTTCCACTTGGAGATTCCACTAAGTACGCTCAAGTAGTATTCAACACCTTCGATACGAACAAAGACGGTCTCGTGAGCTTCGGCGACTTTTTGACTGGCCTGTCTCTGATCGTGAAAGGAACCGCCGAGGAGAAGTTGTCCTGGATTTTCGGGTTCGTTCACCGCATATTCTATTCAACTAATCTTATTTTGAGTACCACGTGCTGGGTGCTTAAGCGTGACTCTTTAACGACTGGTATTGCGATCCGATGttggttcattttttttacgttacaGATTGTACGACATGAACGGCGATGGTCACATAACGAGGCACGAAATGTTGTTCATAGTATCGGCGATTTACGAGATGGTGCGAACAAGTCAAACTATACAACGCGCGGTGAACAGACACGTTGATAGACTTTTTGAGAAAATGGATCTGAACAAGGATGGCGTGATATCTCGGGAGGAGTTTATGACGTCATGTATGAATGTACGTTATTACAAGCAGAGTTGCAGTAACTTTCcatcaaaatcaaaaacaaactCGTATTATTATCTATCCATGGATCACCGACATTTATATCGAACTCAATTATCTCACGTGTATAATCGTTTCAGGACCAAAGTATATGCACGCAGCTGACGGTCTTCGACGATCTTTGGTAACATCATCGATGAGACGTTTGTTTAATATGCAATAATGTACTCGATTCTCGTTTGCAGATTgctataaaatatatttattcacttaACACCGGGTTTACAACCTGGATACTGCACGTATAAATATTAGATACATAATATACTAGAATTGATGCTGTAACATTAACCACAGTGCACTGTCACGTACATTATACGTTTCTCCGTTAACGTGCAAATTGCATTGGAATGTTCAGtgacagaatttttattctatgaaacgttttcaatattatttttaatattgaagTATGATTGTAAAACTGGTTGATTAAAGTACTTCAACGCCAAACTCGTAATATGCAATTTTCCTACAACCACAGCACTCATCGCGAACTTACGTCAGTTTCGGTGATAAAAACATTTGCCCGAAAATGTACAAGCTGTACACAAAACTATTCAGCGCTTCGAATGATACAGTTTTTTCAGTTCTCTGAGCACGGATTACAGAAGGCCGGGTGTATATAGTTTCAGTTACAAGTAAAAACCAATGAGCTTTATTGCATTTCTCTGCTGTGTAATCAGAGCAATCGTTTCTGAAGAATGTAAAATACGCAGGCTAAGAAAAATGCAAATGCTAGAACTAGCAACGCTTTATCGGTAAGTTCGCGCCGACCGTATTTTCCCAGGAGCTTTCCAGACTGCACAATTACCTGCTGCTGATGTTCAAGCTCATCTTTCGTCCCGGTCACTTTCTCCGACGACGTAACTGCAAGGAAATACATGACAATGTGTAATTAATACGCTAATGTGTAAATACCAGTAATTTCCACACTATACGTTTTACCTACATAAATGTGATTTTACAGGTTCGAGTTCGTAACGttagtacaaaaaaatattttcgaaaaatccttATTTCGCAAGTTTAcaatgattaaaaatacgGCCAATACTATAAATAACATAAATTTAAAGATAAACGTATCAGTTTACAACTACGACCTCTTACAGGGACaagataatttttaacaagcaaaatataatttttcatatttcactatttcgttacgttaacgttacgcaaaaattatttgcgttgatttttctgatgaataCTGTTTCCGTtgcgaaaataaataaattgtcaaCCTCCTACACCGCAAATTCAATCTATTTTCTATCGTAAAGGTTCTCTAAAGATGGGAACGGAGCAAATAATAGTCCAAAAGTGGAAAATTGAATACAACGGTCTTTGTATCGATCGACGATACGGTAAAGCTTGAAGCGTCGGCTGAAACTTTAGATTTCCTCAATACATTGTATTTATTACATTGTTGAAGTTATTCATCGTCTGGTAATCTAGTAAatacttattttattcagataTACAGGGTGTTTTCAAGTAAACGGTGCAGTATGTTGGGTTGCCTACTACCGAGGGGAAcgaatatcggtaaaacagacctGCCGACTCGCTATCACTTTAGTCAAATCAAGTCATATAATCACTTTAACGTGGCTTCGGAAGGCGATCACTGACCGCTTCGGCATAGGTTACAAACCACGGAACAACTGCTTGGCCAAATCCACACAACTTGGCAATATGGGCAGTTCCAGCTCACTCGCGAGGACTTTAAACGTGCTACCTACCGATGACTCgtaccgatatttgttccccTCAGCGACAAGCAACTCAACATACTCCGCCGTTTACTTGGAAATactctgtatatgtatatcagaTTATGCAATAAAAATACGCACTGAATTATTTCTTACGGAAAATGAATGCAACAATAAACCATTTCTAGATTGGCTTcttgtatttgaatttcagatcaCATATTggctttttgaaaatattatttaattgcAGAACATCTTTTTGATGAACAACGAACGCAATTACGAAATTGTTATAAAGAAATAATGATGccagtaataaaataataatgttgCGCTGATTACAGAGTAATTTtaacgtgtgtgtatatatatatacacatattgtatatatatatatgtatagaatacCTAGTTTACCTTGCGAGTCTCATCCAAaatattggtaaaaaaatgttggttataagtttttaattacaaatttttgtcaaGCTGACTGAATCCTGTGATAAAACTAACGTATATCAGAGAATAAGGGGTGAAATATAAGGTATAAAGTACGTACTTAGGGTGTCTAAGGTGTAAGCGCTTTTTTGAGTGGTTTCCGCCAGATGCCTAGAGATGCCTAACAACTTGTCGGTAACGCCGCCTGACATATTTATCAGTGCTTGTTTATCTCGCCGTTTTCGTAATGCACTCTGATGTCCGTCGGGCATCCCCAATAATTCATCCTTAGCCATTCTGTCGATAACACAGGCACTGACAACATTAGCGTTTCGAAAGGCGGCTAAGGTAATAGTCAACTGACTTTTATGACTCTCTATTTCTGAATAAATCTCCAATTTCCGTTTATCGCTGCGTTCTTGGAACGCTAAGCTCTCCAAACGCTCAATACTTGATCGCAGGGC from Neodiprion lecontei isolate iyNeoLeco1 chromosome 1, iyNeoLeco1.1, whole genome shotgun sequence includes these protein-coding regions:
- the LOC107217739 gene encoding vesicle transport protein SEC20, giving the protein MMNSEEHLLDLVRQEIVNNNLQVKAIIQDIQNCTESTELLNELNAKGRAKIAALRSSIERLESLAFQERSDKRKLEIYSEIESHKSQLTITLAAFRNANVVSACVIDRMAKDELLGMPDGHQSALRKRRDKQALINMSGGVTDKLLGISRHLAETTQKSAYTLDTLITSSEKVTGTKDELEHQQQVIVQSGKLLGKYGRRELTDKALLVLAFAFFLACVFYILQKRLL
- the LOC107217740 gene encoding Kv channel-interacting protein 4 → MSDSEDAGSDGSQQRLHRPSLSRKMRRSIRKVKKSIQKMTVDDGEEETKPIHVVPERLAALSIRTGFSRNEICKIYRAFKQHCPGGAATPNDLRPAYAKLFPLGDSTKYAQVVFNTFDTNKDGLVSFGDFLTGLSLIVKGTAEEKLSWIFGLYDMNGDGHITRHEMLFIVSAIYEMVRTSQTIQRAVNRHVDRLFEKMDLNKDGVISREEFMTSCMNDQSICTQLTVFDDLW